Proteins co-encoded in one Sulfuricella sp. genomic window:
- a CDS encoding TIGR00645 family protein, translating to METKYQNNILKLMAKVVFASRWLQAPLYLGLIIAQAVYVYHFGVELTHLVQHTVTVTETEIMLVVLGLIDVVMIANLLLMVIVGGYETFVSRLYLEGNPDQPEWLEHVNAGTMKVKLSMALIGISSIHLLKTFIEAPNLSQQTMMWQVIIHMTFVLSAMAMAYTNRLMEASAH from the coding sequence ATGGAAACGAAGTATCAAAACAACATTCTCAAACTGATGGCGAAGGTGGTATTCGCCAGCCGCTGGCTGCAGGCGCCGCTCTACCTCGGCCTGATCATCGCGCAGGCGGTCTATGTCTACCATTTCGGCGTCGAGCTGACGCATCTGGTCCAGCACACCGTGACCGTTACCGAAACCGAAATCATGCTGGTCGTGCTGGGACTGATCGACGTGGTCATGATCGCCAACCTGTTGCTGATGGTTATTGTCGGTGGCTATGAAACTTTCGTCTCGCGCCTGTATCTGGAAGGCAATCCCGACCAGCCGGAATGGCTGGAGCACGTCAACGCCGGCACCATGAAGGTCAAGCTATCCATGGCACTGATCGGCATTTCCTCCATCCACCTGCTGAAGACCTTTATCGAGGCGCCCAATCTGAGCCAGCAGACCATGATGTGGCAGGTCATCATCCATATGACCTTCGTGCTGTCGGCCATGGCCATGGCCTATACCAACCGGCTGATGGAAGCCAGCGCACACTGA
- the dbpA gene encoding ATP-dependent RNA helicase DbpA yields MTELTLPSSPPTASAAGRSFNELPLPPGIQATLRQLEYLIMTPIQAASLPLALAGHDLIAQAKTGSGKTAAFALTLLTNLNPRRFAVQAMVLCPTRELAEQVTQEIRRLARFADNIKIVALCGGTPMRPQINSLEHGAHIVVGTPGRIIDHLGRGSLNLDALNTLVLDEADRMLDMGFYDDIAYVATHCPAARQTLLFSATYPEGIARLARQFLRNPREVKLLEQHEDSKIRQRFYEVKHEERLQAVGILLKHYHPVSTLAFCNTKQQCRDLLEVLHAQGIHALTLNGDLEQRERDQVLIQFANRSCSVLVATDLAARGLDITQLEAVINVDVTPDPEIHIHRIGRTGRADQEGWALSLCSTADKRRVNAIAQMMGSEPEWHSLSELENDNNTPLVPPMVTLQILGGRKDKIRPGDVLGALTGEAGFTREQIGKITVTDQSTYVAVARGIARDAVRKLSAGKVKGKTVKVRALED; encoded by the coding sequence ATGACCGAACTTACCCTCCCCTCCTCCCCGCCCACGGCAAGCGCTGCTGGGCGCTCTTTCAACGAACTGCCGCTGCCTCCCGGCATACAGGCGACCTTGCGGCAGCTCGAATACCTGATCATGACGCCAATCCAGGCTGCCAGCCTGCCGCTTGCGCTCGCCGGGCATGACCTGATCGCGCAAGCGAAGACCGGCAGTGGCAAGACGGCTGCGTTCGCCCTGACCCTGCTCACCAATCTGAACCCGCGCCGCTTTGCGGTGCAGGCCATGGTGCTGTGTCCGACGCGTGAACTGGCTGAGCAGGTGACGCAGGAAATCCGCCGCCTGGCGCGCTTCGCGGACAACATCAAGATCGTTGCCCTGTGCGGCGGCACGCCCATGCGCCCGCAGATAAACAGCCTGGAGCACGGCGCGCACATCGTCGTCGGCACGCCGGGCCGCATCATTGATCACCTCGGGCGCGGCAGCCTGAATCTGGACGCGCTCAACACCCTGGTGCTGGACGAAGCCGACCGCATGCTGGACATGGGTTTTTACGACGACATCGCCTACGTGGCGACGCACTGCCCGGCAGCGCGCCAGACCCTGCTGTTCTCGGCGACCTATCCCGAGGGCATCGCACGCCTGGCACGCCAGTTCCTGCGCAATCCGCGGGAAGTGAAGCTGCTGGAACAGCACGAGGACAGCAAGATCCGCCAGCGCTTCTACGAGGTGAAGCACGAGGAGCGTTTGCAGGCTGTTGGCATTCTGCTCAAGCACTATCATCCGGTCAGCACGCTGGCCTTCTGCAACACCAAGCAGCAATGCCGCGACCTGCTGGAAGTGCTGCATGCACAAGGCATTCACGCGCTGACCCTGAATGGCGATCTGGAACAACGCGAGCGCGACCAGGTACTGATCCAGTTTGCCAACCGCAGTTGCTCGGTGCTGGTGGCAACCGATCTGGCGGCGCGCGGCCTGGATATCACGCAACTCGAAGCGGTCATCAATGTCGATGTCACGCCCGACCCGGAAATCCACATCCATCGCATCGGCCGCACCGGCCGCGCCGATCAGGAAGGCTGGGCGCTCTCCCTCTGCAGCACGGCCGACAAGCGCCGTGTCAACGCCATTGCACAGATGATGGGCAGCGAGCCGGAATGGCATTCGCTGAGCGAACTTGAAAACGACAATAACACGCCACTGGTACCGCCGATGGTGACGCTACAGATTCTCGGCGGGCGCAAGGACAAGATTCGCCCCGGCGACGTGCTGGGCGCGCTTACCGGCGAAGCAGGATTCACGCGCGAGCAGATCGGCAAGATCACGGTGACGGATCAGTCAACCTATGTTGCCGTGGCGCGCGGCATCGCGCGTGACGCCGTGCGCAAACTGTCGGCCGGCAAGGTCAAGGGCAAGACGGTGAAAGTGCGCGCGCTGGAGGATTGA
- a CDS encoding RMD1 family protein translates to MTVPTGSAGLRLKIRPDLKARALLLADRLDLKSFKIDDCLATTPLTLEVDAEGGVAVLFRYGVVVFFGVGTPDEVRFVDSLGPLLTNPYEIPEQEELEIHCGMSSIGVQSGAVSLDEISLEKLQVIADALSKNLVLSLYEKKVAGEFDKIEPLAQELALRGRVSADSRKLLSKIGSMLLIEHRMVGRAEIGDKPETLWYFPQLEGLYAGLEDEFELKERQSALERKLGLISDTAQTLADVWDNKQLHKLEWYVIGLILFEVFISLFELGNKYLR, encoded by the coding sequence ATGACCGTTCCCACCGGTTCAGCTGGCCTGCGGCTCAAGATCCGCCCGGACCTTAAAGCCCGTGCGCTGTTGCTGGCTGACCGGCTGGACCTGAAATCCTTCAAGATCGACGATTGCCTGGCCACCACGCCGCTGACGCTGGAAGTGGATGCCGAGGGCGGTGTGGCGGTGCTGTTCCGTTATGGGGTAGTGGTGTTTTTTGGGGTGGGGACGCCGGACGAGGTCAGGTTCGTCGACTCCCTCGGGCCGCTGCTGACCAATCCCTATGAGATACCGGAACAAGAGGAGCTGGAAATCCACTGCGGCATGAGCAGCATCGGCGTGCAGAGCGGCGCCGTTTCGCTGGACGAAATTTCGCTGGAGAAGTTGCAGGTGATCGCCGATGCCCTGAGCAAGAACCTGGTGCTTTCCCTTTACGAGAAAAAGGTGGCCGGCGAATTCGACAAGATCGAGCCGCTGGCGCAGGAGCTGGCGCTACGCGGCAGGGTGAGCGCGGATTCCAGGAAGCTGCTGTCAAAAATCGGCAGCATGTTGCTGATCGAGCACCGCATGGTCGGGCGGGCAGAAATCGGGGACAAGCCGGAAACGCTGTGGTATTTCCCGCAGCTGGAAGGCTTGTATGCCGGGCTGGAGGACGAGTTCGAGCTGAAGGAGCGGCAATCGGCGCTGGAGCGCAAGCTGGGCCTGATTTCGGATACTGCGCAAACACTCGCCGACGTCTGGGACAACAAACAGCTGCACAAGCTGGAATGGTATGTGATCGGATTGATCCTGTTCGAGGTCTTCATCAGCCTGTTCGAACTGGGCAACAAGTACCTGCGGTGA
- a CDS encoding DUF3616 domain-containing protein — translation MTLNNILMFLALTGIYEPSAIQQLPDGRFLVVEDEKQHPFSLVTVRSDGSVSSTPLSTGPLEAGDAFRKLDDLEGVALDRSGYLYAITSHSRDSDGDEKKSREKLVRFRIEGDRVAAPMVVSGLKAALLAAHPVLARAAGIRDVKAGGGLNIEALEISPDQQRLLIGLRSPVLDNRAIIVSVENPSAIFAAGEPPRISPALETLDLGGNGIRGLSYHPALGGYLVLSGPVAREQVQFQLWFWSGRRGEPARRVTVPGLQGFEHAEGVSPAVIDGQQRIIIVSDDGSREEGRFARFLLLDPGQLQIAP, via the coding sequence ATGACGCTAAACAACATTCTCATGTTTCTGGCCTTGACCGGCATCTATGAGCCCTCCGCCATCCAGCAGCTTCCGGACGGGCGTTTCCTGGTCGTCGAAGATGAAAAGCAGCATCCGTTCAGCCTGGTCACGGTCCGCTCCGATGGGAGCGTCAGCAGCACCCCGCTGAGCACGGGACCGCTGGAAGCCGGCGATGCCTTCCGCAAGCTGGACGATCTTGAAGGGGTCGCTCTCGACCGGTCGGGATATCTCTACGCCATCACATCGCATTCGCGCGACAGCGACGGCGACGAGAAGAAGTCTCGTGAAAAACTGGTCCGCTTCCGCATCGAGGGCGACCGCGTGGCCGCGCCCATGGTGGTCAGCGGGCTGAAGGCCGCCTTGCTGGCGGCGCACCCGGTGCTGGCCCGTGCGGCCGGGATACGAGACGTCAAGGCCGGCGGCGGGCTCAATATCGAGGCGCTGGAGATTAGCCCAGACCAGCAGCGCCTGCTGATCGGCTTGCGCAGTCCGGTGCTCGACAATCGCGCCATCATCGTTAGCGTCGAGAACCCCTCCGCCATCTTCGCGGCAGGCGAGCCTCCCCGGATCTCGCCCGCCCTGGAAACGCTGGACCTCGGCGGTAACGGGATTCGCGGCCTGTCCTACCATCCCGCCCTCGGCGGGTATCTTGTTCTCAGTGGCCCCGTCGCACGCGAGCAGGTTCAATTCCAGCTCTGGTTCTGGAGCGGCCGTCGAGGTGAGCCGGCACGCCGTGTTACCGTTCCCGGCTTGCAGGGCTTCGAACACGCCGAAGGGGTCAGCCCCGCCGTGATCGACGGCCAGCAGCGAATCATTATTGTCAGCGATGACGGCAGCAGGGAAGAAGGGCGCTTCGCCCGCTTTCTGCTGCTGGACCCCGGGCAACTGCAGATTGCGCCTTGA
- a CDS encoding MASE1 domain-containing protein: MKNLACLAGYFALYVFLDWVSYIHPVLPLAITPWNPPPGLSLALLLLLGLRYWPALFFAALLAELLVRGLPAPFPYTVLSSLSLTLCYAGAVALLRGPLHFDAGFGTLRDLFVFLLVASGGAFLAALGYVSIYTYAGIAPQETYLANLLRFWVGDMIGIMVVTPLILAHAGKGFSLSKPGRETLAQGVSILLALWLIFGLEFTDEFKFFYLLFLPLIWIAMRHGIQGTTLALLVSQLGLIGAVLLGSHHTTAVVELQLLMLALAITGLFLGMAVTSRRMIEEKLQAQAAELNHALRLAAAGEMAAALAHELNQPLSALGSYARSCQLMLTMNPADLERINETMDKMGREVGRAGEVVRRLRDFFRDGTLRLESMDVKQLAGEGLEPLIRKIESKGIALHVRLQENLPAVQVDRVQIATVLRNLVYNAMEAFADTPERPCDIHVTATSSGNDWVKFCVEDNGPGVSGEMIDNLFSPFSTSKAQGMGLGLSISRALVEAHGGKLWAEAPVAGGARFCFTLPAGTALQEQHDPH; this comes from the coding sequence ATGAAAAACCTGGCCTGCCTTGCGGGCTATTTTGCCCTTTATGTCTTTCTTGACTGGGTGAGCTATATTCACCCGGTGTTGCCGCTCGCGATTACGCCCTGGAATCCACCGCCCGGATTAAGCCTCGCCTTGCTTTTATTGCTTGGTTTGCGCTACTGGCCGGCGTTGTTCTTCGCGGCGCTGCTCGCTGAATTGCTGGTACGGGGGTTGCCGGCGCCATTTCCATATACCGTGCTTTCCTCGCTTTCCCTGACGCTCTGCTATGCCGGAGCCGTTGCCCTGCTGAGAGGGCCCCTGCACTTTGATGCGGGTTTCGGAACGCTGCGCGACCTCTTTGTTTTTCTGCTGGTGGCGTCTGGTGGAGCGTTTCTGGCTGCCCTCGGCTATGTGTCGATTTATACCTACGCGGGCATCGCGCCGCAGGAAACTTACCTGGCCAATCTGTTGCGCTTCTGGGTGGGCGACATGATCGGCATCATGGTGGTTACGCCCCTGATTCTGGCCCATGCGGGAAAAGGATTTTCATTATCGAAGCCCGGCAGGGAAACCCTTGCCCAGGGCGTGAGTATATTGCTTGCGCTATGGCTCATTTTTGGCCTGGAATTCACCGATGAATTCAAGTTTTTCTATCTGCTGTTTCTGCCCCTGATCTGGATCGCCATGCGGCATGGCATCCAGGGCACAACGCTGGCCTTGCTGGTGAGCCAGCTGGGGTTGATTGGCGCGGTACTTCTGGGAAGCCACCACACGACGGCCGTGGTTGAGCTGCAACTGCTCATGCTGGCCCTGGCAATTACCGGGCTGTTTCTGGGAATGGCCGTTACCAGCCGTCGTATGATTGAGGAAAAACTGCAGGCCCAGGCGGCAGAGCTTAATCATGCCCTGCGCCTGGCGGCGGCGGGTGAAATGGCTGCCGCGCTGGCTCATGAGCTGAATCAACCCTTGTCGGCGCTGGGCAGCTACGCCCGTTCCTGCCAGCTGATGCTGACCATGAACCCCGCGGATCTGGAACGGATCAACGAGACCATGGATAAAATGGGACGGGAAGTCGGCCGAGCCGGCGAGGTGGTGCGCCGGCTGAGAGATTTCTTTCGTGACGGTACGCTGCGGCTGGAAAGCATGGATGTGAAGCAGCTGGCCGGTGAAGGACTGGAGCCGTTAATCAGGAAGATCGAGAGCAAGGGAATAGCGCTTCACGTCCGATTACAGGAAAATCTGCCTGCGGTGCAGGTCGACCGGGTGCAAATCGCAACAGTGTTGCGAAATCTGGTTTACAACGCGATGGAGGCATTTGCCGATACCCCGGAAAGACCATGCGATATCCATGTGACCGCAACATCAAGCGGAAATGATTGGGTAAAATTCTGTGTCGAGGACAATGGCCCGGGCGTATCTGGCGAAATGATCGATAACCTCTTTTCTCCCTTCTCCACCAGCAAGGCCCAGGGCATGGGGCTGGGGCTTTCCATCAGCCGGGCGCTGGTGGAAGCACACGGCGGCAAGCTATGGGCGGAAGCGCCCGTGGCGGGCGGCGCCAGATTCTGTTTTACCTTGCCGGCTGGAACAGCACTCCAGGAGCAGCATGATCCCCACTGA
- a CDS encoding response regulator: MIPTDSIVFIVDDDEAVRDSLALLLSLNGFATRVFDSAEHFLAACQPEWAGCLVLDIRMQGMDGLELQRTLNARNVRLPIIVITAHGDVAMAREALKAGAVDFLEKPIDDQLLIANVSIALDRNLQERSVAARSAEREQKMARLTTREREVMLLVAAGKHAREIAAELNISPRTVEVYKARMMEKLQVRNVPELIRVVLDAENAFAKVQVRTAV; the protein is encoded by the coding sequence ATGATCCCCACTGATTCAATTGTATTTATCGTTGACGACGACGAGGCGGTGCGGGATTCCCTGGCGCTGCTGCTAAGTCTGAATGGCTTTGCAACACGGGTCTTCGATTCGGCCGAGCATTTTCTCGCCGCCTGTCAGCCGGAATGGGCGGGCTGCCTGGTGCTGGATATTCGCATGCAAGGCATGGATGGGCTGGAACTGCAGAGAACGCTCAATGCCAGAAATGTCCGGCTGCCCATTATTGTCATCACCGCTCATGGGGATGTGGCGATGGCCAGGGAGGCGCTGAAAGCCGGTGCGGTGGACTTCCTGGAAAAACCGATAGACGACCAGTTGCTGATTGCCAATGTTTCCATCGCCCTTGATCGCAACCTCCAGGAGCGAAGTGTTGCCGCCCGCAGCGCCGAACGCGAGCAGAAAATGGCCCGCCTGACCACGCGCGAACGGGAAGTGATGCTGCTGGTTGCCGCAGGCAAGCACGCCCGGGAAATCGCTGCCGAGCTGAACATCAGCCCGCGCACGGTCGAGGTTTACAAGGCGCGCATGATGGAAAAGCTGCAGGTGCGCAATGTTCCCGAACTGATTCGGGTTGTTCTGGATGCGGAAAATGCTTTTGCTAAGGTTCAGGTGCGCACTGCTGTCTAA
- a CDS encoding sodium:proton antiporter yields MSSTVQIILSLVTLLFLSILTHLAAPKMRVPYSVLLVVVGLLLIPLSKVPAFSYITSFQLTPEILFFIFLPILIFESAFNMNIRRISENIGAISALAIAGLLVSAFFIAFAGYWGLWAIGLEAPFIVVLLFGALISATDPVAILALFKDFGVPRRLALIFEGESLFNDATSLALFLIVLESVSAGFQGASSLLQGLFIFISMLLGGTVFGFVMGGIFSRLLQFARHEHLQITLTLLAAHATFLLAEFLSHSLTLLDKPVHVSSILATVVASLVIGSYGRFKILSRVQAFMDHFWGYAAFVANSLVFILLGLLFNTLSVRVLDILPALVVIIIVVVVARALSVYPVIGAMNALRLEQRIPLAWQHLMAWGSLRGALAVTMVLIIPDTLSHPEWKQAYSIKEFILALTIGCIYFTLFIKATTINAAIRHFRINVLRGLEPMEYIEGKMYVYAQTLLRLLSVHGQAHVDSGVLQALQTKYTRLYQEAYSELSQRDRNFEVMFARVLRIHAIGIEKRVLKALYASAELSEPAYRRVLGKLEQQLGLLEQGSPVAQDFKTLRGRRRWLRLRQLLGISTDKLTDPAEKYLYYRAMAISSQEVITVLSRLATHEGLRVFEADAVFSKILNEYHEHKSQALEKTTILLKQFPALVQRQLQMLEQELLQSQTLLLEELEREEVITPAVKSVLYGELRQQCAPEP; encoded by the coding sequence ATGAGTTCGACCGTCCAGATCATCCTGTCCCTCGTCACCCTGCTGTTTCTGTCCATCCTGACCCATCTGGCCGCGCCGAAAATGCGCGTACCCTATTCCGTGCTGCTGGTGGTGGTCGGCCTCCTGCTCATCCCCCTGAGCAAGGTGCCGGCCTTTTCCTATATCACCAGTTTCCAGCTGACGCCGGAAATCCTGTTTTTCATTTTTCTGCCCATCCTGATTTTTGAATCCGCCTTCAACATGAACATCCGCAGGATCAGCGAAAATATCGGCGCCATTTCCGCGCTTGCCATCGCCGGCCTGCTGGTTTCGGCATTTTTTATTGCCTTCGCTGGCTACTGGGGCTTGTGGGCGATTGGCCTGGAGGCGCCCTTCATTGTCGTGTTGCTGTTCGGCGCGCTGATCTCCGCCACCGACCCGGTCGCCATCCTGGCGCTGTTCAAGGATTTCGGCGTGCCACGGCGCCTGGCGCTTATCTTCGAGGGGGAAAGCCTGTTCAACGATGCGACCTCGCTGGCCCTTTTCCTGATTGTGCTGGAGTCGGTAAGCGCGGGCTTTCAGGGCGCCTCCTCCCTGCTGCAGGGTCTTTTCATTTTTATTTCCATGCTGCTTGGCGGCACGGTGTTTGGCTTCGTGATGGGCGGGATATTTTCCAGGCTGCTGCAATTTGCCCGCCACGAACATTTGCAGATTACCCTTACCCTGCTTGCCGCGCACGCGACTTTCCTGCTGGCCGAGTTCCTCTCCCATTCGCTCACCTTGCTGGACAAGCCAGTCCATGTTTCCTCCATTCTCGCCACCGTGGTTGCCTCGCTGGTTATCGGCAGCTATGGCCGCTTCAAAATCCTGTCCAGAGTCCAGGCTTTTATGGACCATTTCTGGGGCTATGCGGCTTTTGTCGCCAATTCGCTGGTCTTCATCCTGCTGGGTCTGCTCTTCAACACCCTGTCGGTCAGGGTGCTGGATATCCTGCCCGCCCTGGTGGTCATCATCATTGTGGTGGTGGTGGCACGCGCTCTTTCGGTGTACCCGGTCATAGGCGCGATGAATGCGCTGCGCCTGGAGCAGCGCATCCCGCTTGCCTGGCAGCATCTCATGGCATGGGGCAGTCTGCGCGGCGCGCTCGCGGTCACCATGGTGCTCATCATTCCCGATACCCTGAGCCACCCGGAGTGGAAACAGGCTTACTCCATCAAGGAATTCATTCTGGCGCTCACGATCGGGTGTATCTATTTCACGCTGTTCATCAAGGCGACCACCATCAATGCCGCAATCCGCCACTTCCGTATCAACGTATTACGCGGGCTGGAGCCGATGGAATACATCGAGGGCAAGATGTATGTCTATGCGCAGACCCTGTTGCGGCTATTGTCGGTGCATGGACAAGCACATGTCGACAGCGGTGTCCTGCAGGCTCTGCAGACAAAATATACCCGTCTTTACCAGGAGGCTTACAGCGAGCTTTCACAGCGTGACCGTAATTTTGAGGTGATGTTCGCGCGGGTCTTGCGCATTCATGCCATCGGGATCGAGAAGCGCGTGCTGAAAGCACTGTATGCCAGCGCGGAGCTCTCCGAACCCGCTTACCGCAGAGTGCTGGGCAAGCTCGAACAACAATTGGGTTTGCTTGAACAGGGCTCGCCGGTTGCCCAGGATTTCAAGACCCTGCGCGGGAGACGCCGCTGGCTGCGTCTGCGGCAATTGCTTGGCATATCCACGGACAAGCTGACAGATCCTGCGGAAAAGTATCTTTACTATCGCGCCATGGCCATCAGCTCGCAGGAGGTGATCACCGTGTTGTCGCGGCTGGCGACACACGAGGGGCTCAGGGTATTTGAGGCAGATGCCGTGTTTTCAAAAATTCTGAATGAATATCATGAACATAAAAGCCAGGCGCTGGAAAAGACGACGATTCTGCTGAAGCAATTTCCTGCCCTTGTGCAACGGCAGTTGCAGATGCTGGAACAGGAGCTCCTGCAGTCGCAAACCCTGTTGCTGGAAGAACTGGAGCGCGAGGAGGTCATCACGCCTGCCGTGAAGTCGGTACTTTACGGAGAACTTAGACAGCAGTGCGCACCTGAACCTTAG
- a CDS encoding CBS domain-containing protein, with the protein MSIKSLPIMRAATTITPQASVAEALQIMLANRVNHVPICDGEHYLGLISVNDILRKLLPAGVQMPHGVPDLKFAGDASRLLGSHFRHLREQKATEILNHTPPLEDSCPLLEAALLLSKSPTPLPVVDSTGKLLGMLSRRGLLEYLLGEAGK; encoded by the coding sequence ATGTCGATCAAATCCCTGCCCATCATGAGGGCGGCAACCACCATCACGCCGCAAGCCAGCGTCGCCGAGGCATTGCAAATCATGCTCGCCAACCGGGTCAACCATGTCCCGATATGCGATGGCGAGCACTATCTTGGCTTGATCAGTGTTAACGACATCCTGCGGAAGCTGCTGCCAGCCGGGGTGCAAATGCCTCACGGCGTGCCCGATCTCAAGTTCGCGGGTGATGCCTCGCGCCTGCTGGGCTCTCACTTCCGCCACCTGCGCGAACAGAAAGCGACAGAAATTCTCAATCACACACCGCCGCTGGAGGACAGTTGTCCCCTGCTGGAGGCCGCGCTGTTGCTGAGCAAGAGCCCGACGCCCCTGCCGGTGGTGGATTCCACTGGAAAACTGCTGGGCATGCTGAGCCGTCGTGGCCTGCTTGAATATCTGCTCGGGGAGGCGGGGAAATAG
- a CDS encoding ArsB/NhaD family transporter, translating to MHAVTPSVSQVIFGLSPLLISVAVFLFTYAIIITEKINRSIVALLGAGLMIFTGVLQQSEAFAGIDFNTLGLLTGMMVMVAITQKSGIFQYVAIIAAKKVKAEPWGLLVMLSIVTAVFSALLDNVTTVLLIAPVALLITDALRINPYPFLFSIIFASNIGGTATLIGDPPNIMIGSAVKLTFNDFLFNLAPIAAVVFALTMIPIYFIWGRKLYAAPEDREQVMAFDEREAITDVRLLKKSLAVLFLVIVGFVFAHAIHQEPGTIAMFGGALLLLLNAIGKNSEEQAHETHKVFSEVEWITIFFFVGLFVVVAGIEKAGVMDILAHKLIELTGGDFAATALTILWVSAVASALVDNIPFVATMIPVIQNLAPVFGAENLAPLWWSLALGACLGGNGSLVGASANLVVAGFAERAGQPIRFLPFMLMAFPLMLASIAVASLYLYLRYL from the coding sequence ATGCACGCTGTGACGCCTTCCGTCAGCCAGGTGATATTCGGCCTGAGCCCGCTGCTGATTTCCGTGGCGGTTTTTCTGTTCACCTACGCCATCATCATCACCGAGAAGATCAATCGTTCCATTGTGGCCCTGCTGGGCGCGGGTTTGATGATTTTTACCGGGGTGCTACAGCAGAGCGAAGCCTTTGCCGGTATCGACTTCAATACCCTGGGCTTGCTCACCGGCATGATGGTGATGGTGGCGATCACGCAGAAAAGCGGCATATTCCAGTACGTCGCGATCATTGCAGCCAAAAAGGTCAAGGCCGAGCCTTGGGGCTTGCTGGTGATGTTGTCCATCGTTACCGCTGTGTTCTCGGCCCTGCTGGACAACGTCACCACGGTGCTGTTGATTGCGCCGGTGGCCTTGCTGATCACTGACGCGCTGCGCATCAATCCCTATCCCTTCCTCTTTTCCATCATTTTCGCCTCCAATATCGGCGGCACCGCCACGCTGATCGGCGACCCGCCCAACATCATGATCGGCTCGGCGGTGAAGCTGACGTTCAACGATTTTCTTTTCAACCTGGCCCCCATTGCAGCGGTGGTTTTCGCGCTCACCATGATTCCCATCTATTTCATCTGGGGGCGGAAGTTGTATGCGGCGCCCGAGGACCGCGAACAGGTGATGGCCTTTGACGAACGCGAAGCCATCACCGATGTGCGCCTGCTGAAAAAATCCCTTGCCGTGCTGTTTCTGGTCATCGTGGGATTCGTGTTTGCGCATGCCATTCATCAGGAGCCGGGCACCATCGCCATGTTCGGCGGCGCCCTGTTGCTGCTGCTCAATGCCATCGGCAAAAACTCCGAGGAGCAAGCCCATGAAACGCACAAGGTTTTCAGTGAAGTGGAATGGATCACCATCTTCTTCTTCGTGGGCCTGTTCGTGGTCGTGGCGGGGATAGAAAAGGCCGGCGTGATGGACATACTGGCGCACAAATTAATCGAATTGACCGGCGGCGACTTCGCCGCCACCGCCTTAACCATCCTATGGGTTTCGGCGGTGGCCTCGGCGCTGGTGGACAACATTCCCTTTGTCGCCACCATGATTCCGGTGATCCAGAACCTGGCGCCGGTCTTCGGCGCTGAAAACCTCGCCCCGCTGTGGTGGTCCCTCGCGCTCGGTGCCTGCCTGGGCGGCAACGGCAGCCTGGTCGGCGCCAGCGCCAACCTGGTGGTGGCCGGATTCGCCGAGCGCGCCGGCCAGCCAATCCGTTTCCTGCCCTTCATGCTGATGGCCTTCCCGCTGATGCTGGCGAGCATCGCCGTGGCCAGCCTGTACCTTTACCTGCGCTACCTCTAA
- a CDS encoding pentapeptide repeat-containing protein, giving the protein MSKPLFLAALLGIGLIQLPAIASACELAPGAQCEDAKLVGAKLRGKNLEKANFAGANLSFAALANANLSGANLSGANLKHARLRGANLTGANLEGAIMDYADLRDVLMEGANLRNARMTRVDLKLADLEKADFTGANMGHADLSGADLESAVLRSVSLVSAHIVLANLKHADFTGANMSDAYLHGSLLKGVIWIDGRSCKAGSIGMCR; this is encoded by the coding sequence ATGAGCAAACCGCTTTTCCTTGCCGCTCTTCTCGGGATCGGCCTAATTCAATTACCCGCCATAGCCTCGGCGTGCGAACTCGCTCCGGGTGCACAGTGCGAGGATGCCAAGCTGGTAGGGGCCAAGCTCCGGGGGAAAAACCTTGAGAAGGCGAATTTTGCCGGCGCCAACCTGAGTTTCGCCGCGCTTGCCAATGCCAATCTGAGCGGCGCCAATCTGAGCGGCGCCAATCTGAAACACGCCCGCCTGCGCGGCGCCAATCTCACCGGGGCCAATCTGGAAGGGGCGATCATGGATTACGCTGATCTGCGCGATGTACTCATGGAAGGAGCCAATTTGCGCAATGCCAGAATGACCAGAGTGGATCTCAAGCTGGCCGACCTGGAGAAAGCTGACTTTACTGGAGCCAATATGGGCCACGCCGACCTGAGCGGAGCCGATCTCGAAAGTGCGGTTTTGCGCTCAGTTTCCCTGGTTTCGGCCCATATCGTTCTGGCCAACCTGAAGCACGCGGATTTCACTGGCGCCAACATGAGCGACGCCTATTTGCACGGCTCTCTGCTGAAAGGTGTCATCTGGATTGATGGGCGGAGCTGCAAGGCCGGCTCAATCGGCATGTGCCGATAA